A stretch of Calditrichota bacterium DNA encodes these proteins:
- a CDS encoding c-type cytochrome: MKLVISLLSVLSLLFFVACGGEKKAEEAAKPANPNGLTDFEMENGIGPVKEKIVLGEIDPVKVAAGEKTYNSLCAPCHKLDKRLVGPAQRYTVDRRTPEYILNMIMNPDEMTKKHPTGKELLAEYLAPMTNMNLTLDQAKEVLEYLRSIAKEGHEKNIVADPVFKNAKK, from the coding sequence ATGAAGTTAGTTATTAGTTTACTAAGTGTTTTATCACTTTTATTTTTTGTGGCCTGTGGCGGCGAAAAGAAAGCAGAAGAAGCAGCAAAACCCGCTAATCCAAATGGCTTAACCGATTTCGAAATGGAAAATGGAATTGGCCCGGTTAAAGAAAAAATCGTATTGGGTGAAATTGATCCGGTAAAAGTTGCTGCAGGAGAGAAAACATACAACTCACTTTGTGCCCCTTGCCATAAATTAGACAAGCGTCTTGTTGGCCCGGCACAACGCTATACTGTAGACCGCCGTACACCTGAGTATATTTTAAATATGATTATGAACCCTGATGAAATGACAAAAAAACATCCAACAGGAAAAGAATTACTGGCTGAATATTTGGCACCTATGACCAATATGAACCTTACATTGGACCAGGCAAAAGAGGTTCTTGAATACCTTCGTTCTATTGCTAAAGAAGGCCATGAAAAAAATATCGTTGCTGATCCGGTTTTTAAAAATGCTAAAAAATAA
- a CDS encoding Rrf2 family transcriptional regulator: MLLSKACIYGVRAAIYLAVYEERPFVPIKEIAETLNISFHFLTKILQILSKAGLIKSIKGPNGGVTLKLPAAKLTVFDIVFAIDGAEIFDECVLGHPGCSDDNPCSLHRIWRVTKEELRAELKRESLQDLAKQVQDGSIRLFDVY; the protein is encoded by the coding sequence ATGTTATTATCAAAAGCATGTATTTATGGAGTAAGGGCTGCAATCTACCTGGCCGTTTATGAAGAACGCCCCTTTGTTCCAATAAAAGAGATCGCTGAAACACTAAATATCTCATTTCATTTCCTTACAAAAATATTGCAGATACTTTCAAAAGCCGGGCTTATAAAATCCATTAAAGGCCCAAATGGCGGTGTAACATTAAAATTGCCGGCTGCAAAATTAACGGTTTTTGACATTGTTTTTGCAATTGACGGTGCGGAAATCTTTGATGAATGTGTACTTGGCCATCCCGGCTGCTCTGATGACAATCCATGTTCACTTCATAGAATTTGGCGTGTAACAAAAGAAGAACTTAGGGCTGAACTAAAGAGGGAATCCCTGCAAGATTTGGCCAAACAAGTTCAAGACGGTTCAATAAGGTTATTCGATGTTTATTAA
- a CDS encoding fasciclin domain-containing protein, giving the protein MKTIFIVLFSFALILSSCKQTESNAGGGEDFEKNTPLGQASVVDEESAKNILQLAIATEDLSTLVAAVQAAQIEHVLVNAGPLTVFAPVNSAFDALPEGTVATLLKPENKKKLAFILTNHASPSTYKGRLLKDGRKLYMATGEYIEIKREGEDIFIGGAKILATVDASNGVVHLIDKVLVPAEK; this is encoded by the coding sequence ATGAAAACTATTTTTATAGTTTTATTTTCATTTGCACTCATTTTAAGTTCATGTAAACAAACGGAATCGAATGCCGGGGGTGGGGAAGATTTTGAAAAAAATACTCCATTAGGACAAGCTTCTGTTGTGGATGAAGAATCTGCAAAAAACATTTTACAGTTGGCTATTGCAACCGAAGACCTTTCAACACTTGTTGCAGCGGTCCAGGCTGCTCAGATAGAGCATGTTTTAGTAAACGCTGGCCCACTAACAGTATTTGCACCGGTCAATTCTGCTTTCGATGCATTGCCTGAGGGAACAGTGGCGACATTATTAAAGCCCGAAAACAAGAAAAAGCTTGCTTTCATTTTAACAAATCATGCCTCACCAAGCACATACAAAGGACGCCTTCTTAAAGATGGACGAAAACTTTATATGGCGACCGGAGAGTATATCGAAATTAAAAGAGAAGGTGAAGATATCTTTATAGGCGGGGCAAAAATTCTTGCGACAGTTGATGCTTCAAACGGCGTTGTGCACTTGATAGACAAAGTATTAGTTCCGGCAGAGAAATAA
- the nosZ gene encoding Sec-dependent nitrous-oxide reductase, whose protein sequence is MNLSFKSISIFLLIGLSLAIFSCQQGSNGGALKNSTAEKVFVAPGEHDEFYAFISGGFSGQLAVYGLPSGRLFKVIPVFSVDAEKAWGFNEETKPMLQTSHGFIPWGDSHHPDISQTNGELDGRWVFINENNTPRIARISLETFETDEIIEIPNSAGNHSSSFVTENTEYVVAGTRFSVPVPQRDMPIAEYKGNFKGALSFIKVDPEHGHMNIEFQILMPGFDYDLSHPGRGKSHGWFFFTTYNTEEASTLMEVNASQNDKDFIAAINWKKAEEYMKAGKFKTMPANYAHNVYDEATHSATTTWKKEVRVLDPAELPGLVYFMPTPKSPHGCDVDPSGEYIVGSGKLAAALTVHSFTKMEKAIADKNFEGEAYGIPVLSFDATLAGTVEQPGLGPLHTEFDGKGNAYTTFFISSEVVKWKLGTWEVIDRKPTYYSVGHLMIPGGNSRKPFGKYVVAMNKITKDRYLPTGPEVTQSAQLYDISGEKMELLLDFPTVGEPHYAAGIAADLIKPRSKKFYRLADNNHPYATKSQDETRVERKGKDVHVYMTMIRSHFAPDNIEGIKVGDRVYFHVTNLEQDYDVPHGISMIGANTSELLIMPGQTETFVWEPKQVGVWPFYCTDFCSALHQEMQGYVRVSPKNSKIKLSWSLDGE, encoded by the coding sequence ATGAATTTATCATTTAAATCAATCTCAATATTTTTATTGATAGGTCTTTCACTGGCTATTTTTAGTTGCCAGCAAGGATCGAATGGCGGTGCATTAAAAAATAGCACTGCTGAAAAAGTTTTTGTTGCACCGGGTGAACATGATGAGTTTTATGCATTTATTTCCGGTGGTTTTAGCGGACAACTTGCTGTATATGGTTTGCCATCTGGAAGACTATTTAAGGTTATCCCTGTTTTTTCTGTAGATGCTGAAAAAGCCTGGGGATTTAATGAAGAAACAAAACCAATGCTTCAAACATCTCATGGCTTTATTCCATGGGGAGATTCACACCATCCTGATATTTCGCAGACAAACGGTGAGCTTGATGGAAGATGGGTTTTTATAAACGAAAACAATACACCACGTATTGCGCGTATTAGCCTGGAAACATTTGAAACTGACGAAATTATAGAAATTCCAAACAGTGCTGGTAACCATAGCTCATCATTTGTTACTGAGAATACAGAGTATGTTGTTGCAGGAACACGCTTTAGTGTACCTGTTCCACAGAGAGATATGCCTATTGCAGAATATAAAGGAAATTTCAAAGGCGCCTTATCTTTCATTAAGGTTGATCCGGAACATGGGCATATGAACATTGAGTTTCAGATATTAATGCCAGGTTTCGATTATGACCTTTCACATCCGGGTCGTGGTAAATCACACGGTTGGTTTTTCTTCACAACATATAATACAGAAGAAGCAAGCACATTAATGGAAGTAAATGCTTCACAAAATGACAAAGATTTTATCGCTGCCATTAATTGGAAAAAAGCTGAAGAATATATGAAGGCTGGAAAATTTAAAACAATGCCTGCAAATTATGCCCATAATGTTTATGATGAAGCTACCCACAGTGCGACAACCACATGGAAAAAAGAAGTAAGAGTGCTTGACCCAGCAGAACTCCCAGGGTTGGTCTATTTTATGCCTACACCTAAATCACCACATGGTTGCGATGTTGACCCATCTGGAGAATACATTGTTGGTAGTGGAAAACTTGCAGCTGCTTTAACAGTACACTCATTCACAAAAATGGAAAAAGCTATCGCTGATAAAAACTTCGAAGGTGAAGCTTATGGTATTCCAGTTTTAAGTTTTGATGCTACATTGGCCGGAACTGTAGAACAACCTGGTCTTGGCCCATTACACACTGAATTTGATGGTAAAGGAAATGCTTATACAACATTTTTCATCTCATCAGAAGTGGTTAAATGGAAACTTGGTACATGGGAAGTTATTGACAGAAAACCAACTTATTACTCAGTTGGCCACTTAATGATTCCTGGTGGAAACTCCCGCAAGCCATTTGGTAAATATGTAGTTGCAATGAATAAAATTACAAAAGACCGCTATTTGCCAACAGGTCCTGAAGTAACTCAATCTGCACAGCTTTATGATATTAGTGGCGAAAAAATGGAATTATTGCTTGATTTTCCAACAGTTGGTGAACCACATTATGCTGCCGGTATTGCTGCGGATTTAATTAAACCGCGTTCAAAAAAATTCTACAGACTTGCTGATAACAATCATCCATATGCAACTAAAAGCCAGGATGAAACAAGAGTTGAACGTAAAGGAAAAGACGTCCATGTATATATGACAATGATCCGCAGTCACTTTGCACCTGATAATATTGAAGGGATAAAAGTTGGTGACCGTGTTTATTTTCATGTAACAAATCTTGAGCAGGATTATGATGTACCTCATGGTATAAGTATGATTGGTGCAAATACATCTGAATTATTAATCATGCCTGGTCAGACAGAAACTTTTGTCTGGGAACCTAAGCAAGTTGGGGTTTGGCCTTTCTACTGTACAGATTTCTGCTCTGCACTTCACCAGGAAATGCAAGGGTATGTTCGTGTTTCTCCAAAGAACTCTAAAATTAAACTGAGCTGGTCTTTAGACGGTGAATAA
- a CDS encoding nitrous oxide reductase family maturation protein NosD: MKIVKKYFLIFSLFCYAGLSANELTVCASCEYPTIKEAVQLAQSGDTLIIEPGTYFESDIQIEKPLTILGINYPVIDGQEKSYIINITSDSVTIKGLSLKNIGRSYTTDFAAIRTYKVKYFHFEDIKLDNPFFGFHIEKSSNGVIKNNIIRGNAVSEHNSGNGIHLWHSSKIQILNNSIENMRDGIYFEFVKHSIVRDNVSRNNIRYGLHFMFSNDDRYEKNLFEKNGAGVAVMFSKNIYMKYNTFRLNWGSASYGLLLKEINDAVITHNQFDQNTIGVNADGANRIVFENNSFNNNGWAIRFLGACYGNKILQNNFLHNALDISYKGNMNGNIFDRNFWSEYTGYDLNKDNIGDVPYRPVKLFSYVVNNTPETIILLRSLFVDIINFSEKVSPIFTPDNLKDFNPLMKPVINND, from the coding sequence ATGAAAATTGTAAAAAAATATTTCTTAATCTTCTCACTTTTCTGTTATGCCGGTCTTTCTGCAAATGAACTAACCGTTTGTGCATCATGTGAATACCCTACAATAAAAGAGGCTGTTCAATTGGCCCAAAGCGGTGACACACTTATTATTGAACCAGGCACATATTTTGAATCGGATATTCAAATTGAAAAACCGCTCACTATTCTTGGGATAAATTATCCTGTAATCGATGGTCAGGAAAAAAGTTATATAATTAATATCACCAGTGACAGTGTTACAATCAAAGGTCTTTCACTTAAAAATATTGGCAGAAGTTATACTACAGATTTTGCAGCAATCCGTACATACAAGGTAAAATATTTTCATTTTGAAGATATTAAATTAGATAATCCATTTTTTGGATTTCATATCGAAAAATCATCTAACGGAGTTATAAAAAACAATATTATCAGAGGAAATGCTGTTTCAGAGCATAACTCTGGAAATGGAATTCATCTCTGGCATTCTTCAAAAATCCAAATTCTTAATAATTCCATCGAAAACATGAGAGATGGAATTTACTTTGAGTTTGTAAAACACAGCATCGTTCGTGATAATGTTAGTAGAAATAATATTCGCTATGGTTTACATTTCATGTTTTCCAATGATGACAGATATGAAAAAAATCTTTTTGAAAAAAACGGCGCTGGTGTTGCCGTAATGTTTTCAAAAAACATTTACATGAAGTATAATACTTTTCGCTTAAATTGGGGTTCTGCATCGTATGGATTATTGCTGAAAGAAATAAATGATGCAGTAATAACACACAATCAATTTGACCAAAATACAATAGGAGTAAATGCCGATGGGGCCAACCGGATTGTATTTGAAAACAATAGTTTTAATAATAACGGTTGGGCTATCCGATTTTTAGGCGCATGCTATGGGAATAAAATCCTGCAAAATAATTTTTTACACAATGCCCTCGATATTTCTTACAAAGGCAACATGAATGGCAATATTTTTGACAGAAATTTTTGGAGTGAATACACCGGATATGATTTAAACAAGGATAATATCGGAGATGTGCCCTACCGGCCTGTAAAACTTTTTTCTTATGTTGTAAACAACACTCCGGAGACAATCATTTTGCTGCGCAGCTTGTTTGTAGATATAATAAATTTTTCAGAAAAAGTATCTCCCATTTTTACTCCGGATAATTTAAAAGACTTTAACCCTCTTATGAAACCAGTTATAAATAATGATTGA
- a CDS encoding ABC transporter ATP-binding protein, with translation MIDVKNLFKSYGPVVVLKGINLTIDQQGIVAVLGPNGSGKTTLIKTILGMVISQKGEILLNGDPVKNKWLYRNQISYMPQIANFPQNLKVLELIGMIKNLRGQTTKDKELIEQFGLETFLDKKLGTLSGGTRQKVNIVLTFMFDSPLIILDEPTTGLDPVALIHLKKLLSEEKQKGKTILITTHIMNLVEEISDQVIFLLDGTIYFNGTVASLKEQTGQKNLEHAIATILKENND, from the coding sequence ATGATTGATGTAAAGAATTTATTTAAAAGTTACGGTCCTGTTGTAGTATTAAAAGGCATAAACCTGACAATTGACCAACAAGGTATTGTTGCTGTTTTAGGCCCAAATGGTTCCGGAAAAACTACTCTGATAAAAACAATTTTGGGAATGGTGATTTCTCAAAAAGGTGAAATCTTATTAAATGGAGACCCGGTAAAAAACAAATGGCTTTACAGGAATCAAATTTCCTATATGCCGCAAATAGCCAATTTCCCTCAAAATCTTAAGGTTTTAGAACTTATTGGGATGATTAAGAATTTACGTGGGCAAACAACCAAGGACAAAGAGCTGATTGAACAGTTTGGACTGGAAACTTTTTTAGACAAAAAGCTTGGAACATTGTCCGGCGGAACACGCCAAAAAGTAAATATAGTCTTAACTTTTATGTTTGATTCCCCCTTAATTATTTTGGATGAGCCAACTACAGGGCTGGATCCTGTTGCATTGATCCATTTAAAAAAACTATTAAGTGAAGAAAAGCAAAAAGGTAAAACCATTCTAATAACAACCCATATTATGAACCTGGTTGAAGAAATATCTGACCAGGTAATTTTCTTATTAGATGGAACAATCTATTTTAACGGAACTGTTGCCTCCTTAAAAGAGCAGACAGGTCAAAAAAACTTAGAACACGCTATTGCTACAATCCTGAAAGAGAACAATGATTAA
- a CDS encoding ABC transporter permease produces MIKILKYSFFDLMRSRWSYIYFLFYLVLGFILFFLNEEVSKAVITLLNIIIVLTPLIGTIFGVMYYYSSKEFTELLLAQPLKRTTIFLGQYLGLSLSLALSLIIGLGIPFVIYGVFLSSAIWDFATLLLIGGFLTFIFVALSFLIGLSFNDKIKGFGFAILMWLFLAVIYDGIFLLSMIIFDDYPLDKFALGMTLFNPIDLSRILILLKLDISALLGYTGAVFQKFFGTSLGMILSTTILSLWVLIPGWLMIRKAKKKDF; encoded by the coding sequence ATGATTAAAATTTTGAAGTACAGTTTTTTTGATTTAATGCGCAGCCGATGGAGTTATATCTATTTCCTGTTTTACCTTGTTTTGGGCTTTATTCTTTTTTTCTTAAACGAAGAAGTTAGCAAGGCCGTTATAACCCTTCTTAATATTATTATCGTTTTAACCCCGTTAATAGGGACCATTTTTGGTGTTATGTATTACTACAGTTCGAAGGAATTTACCGAACTACTTTTGGCACAACCTCTAAAACGAACAACAATTTTCCTTGGACAGTACCTGGGCTTAAGTCTTTCACTTGCTCTAAGCCTAATTATTGGTCTGGGGATTCCATTTGTTATTTATGGCGTTTTTCTCTCTTCAGCTATTTGGGATTTTGCAACTCTGTTGCTGATTGGCGGGTTTCTGACTTTTATTTTTGTGGCGCTCTCATTTCTAATCGGCCTATCCTTTAATGATAAAATTAAAGGTTTTGGCTTCGCGATTTTAATGTGGCTTTTCCTTGCAGTTATCTATGATGGCATATTTCTTCTTTCAATGATAATTTTTGATGACTATCCTCTTGATAAATTTGCACTCGGAATGACTTTATTTAATCCAATTGATTTATCACGGATTTTAATACTCCTTAAGTTAGATATATCAGCCTTACTCGGGTACACAGGAGCTGTTTTCCAGAAGTTTTTTGGGACAAGCCTTGGTATGATTCTCTCGACAACCATTTTAAGTCTGTGGGTTTTAATCCCAGGTTGGCTGATGATCAGAAAAGCAAAAAAGAAAGATTTTTAA
- a CDS encoding DoxX family protein yields MKIIDNTVQKLESNQNLAYSYIRIFLGTALLIRGLILFSNPAALIELAGSDQEYWYFSYITISHLIGGLCLAIGLLTRFAALIQIPVLAGAVFVVHLEQGLMSAGQSLELAVLVLVLLGVYFLFGSGLMAVDKLIEDKKRAV; encoded by the coding sequence TTGAAAATTATTGATAATACAGTTCAAAAGCTGGAATCGAATCAAAATTTAGCTTATTCATATATCCGTATATTTTTAGGAACGGCCTTACTTATTCGAGGATTAATTCTTTTTTCCAATCCGGCGGCACTTATTGAACTTGCAGGCTCAGATCAGGAATATTGGTATTTTTCATATATAACAATTTCCCATTTAATTGGCGGATTATGTCTGGCAATTGGTTTGCTAACCCGTTTCGCGGCTTTAATCCAAATTCCGGTTTTAGCAGGCGCTGTTTTTGTTGTACATTTAGAGCAAGGTTTAATGTCGGCAGGGCAATCTTTGGAATTAGCTGTTTTGGTTCTTGTGTTATTGGGAGTTTATTTTCTTTTTGGTTCAGGATTAATGGCAGTAGATAAATTAATTGAAGATAAAAAACGGGCTGTTTAA
- a CDS encoding TonB-dependent receptor has translation MYKIFILIMSMITLSFAQEFGTIKGIILKAHDKSTLSDAQITIEELNLGAISDANGNFTLENIPLGKQVIMVSFLGFQTVKKTVEVKSGETIELNILMKYEPIVIEEIIVTADNAGQSSQIDVYSEALTQKTPKDIGEYFKNVTGANAIKKGGFAMDPVIRNFKNDQLNIQYDGGVRCWGGCPNRMDPPTSHVQSEDVEKIEIFKGPFSVRFGQTMGGIVNLVMKKPNVFEQWTLKTSAETGYETNGNGAVARLALKGGDNGYDFYISGGTKNYQNYKTGSGNEVPSGFRVNDYTAKIGYLPAKNHRLQVSWRQSFARDVNYPSLPMDASVDDTDILAFDYSGRNINKLISSITAKVYKTDVRHIMTNEARMNYSAVHAETDATTESFGGRFETALNVVNNGILFAGFDYYKMGREGNRTKEIYKNLCNGMVFSEPKFVTDYVWQNTNLSDAGIFSELDYAYNERLSFNIGGRVDFINSEINDPSPQFTEAYGDISSYDETNFSATVSAHYKASKNLSLNLSLGRGTRSPDISERYINHMPIGMDAFEYFGNPNLKPETNDQIELGLISKWIGFNIKSNVYYSKFNNYITAVLDPTMAKLYLPCMPPAGTKIFQNIENAHQYGFEAKISREIGKGFSFSSGFAYTIAQNEDFDEPLPEVAPMEGSLDLRYTNSEHKYYGEFSSRFVREQDRVADTFSETKTPGFSVFNFQAGIDLFTYFHFSLSVNNIFDKNYYEHLSRKYKNMPNSFYLYEPGRNVILRLRADI, from the coding sequence ATGTATAAAATTTTTATTCTGATAATGAGTATGATTACGCTAAGTTTTGCTCAGGAATTTGGAACAATAAAGGGTATTATTCTAAAAGCACACGACAAATCAACATTGAGTGATGCCCAAATTACAATTGAAGAATTAAACTTGGGAGCCATCAGCGATGCTAATGGTAATTTTACATTAGAAAACATTCCATTGGGCAAACAAGTAATTATGGTGAGTTTTCTTGGTTTCCAAACAGTTAAAAAAACTGTGGAAGTCAAAAGTGGTGAAACTATCGAATTAAACATTTTAATGAAATATGAGCCTATTGTTATTGAAGAAATAATTGTTACAGCAGATAATGCCGGACAATCATCACAGATAGATGTTTATAGCGAAGCTCTTACTCAAAAAACACCAAAAGATATTGGCGAGTATTTTAAAAATGTTACCGGGGCCAATGCCATTAAAAAAGGTGGTTTTGCAATGGATCCGGTTATCAGGAATTTTAAAAATGACCAATTGAATATTCAATATGATGGTGGTGTCCGTTGCTGGGGTGGTTGCCCAAACAGAATGGATCCTCCAACATCTCACGTTCAGTCAGAAGATGTAGAAAAAATTGAAATCTTTAAAGGCCCGTTTTCAGTTCGTTTTGGTCAAACAATGGGTGGAATTGTTAACCTGGTAATGAAAAAACCGAACGTTTTTGAGCAATGGACTTTGAAGACAAGCGCTGAAACCGGTTATGAAACCAATGGAAATGGTGCTGTCGCCAGATTGGCTTTAAAAGGTGGTGATAATGGATATGATTTTTATATAAGCGGTGGAACAAAGAATTACCAAAACTATAAAACAGGTTCCGGCAACGAAGTTCCATCCGGCTTTAGAGTAAATGATTACACAGCCAAGATTGGTTATTTGCCGGCAAAAAATCATAGATTGCAAGTTTCCTGGAGACAGTCTTTTGCACGTGATGTAAATTATCCTTCCTTGCCAATGGATGCGTCCGTTGATGATACTGATATCCTGGCTTTTGATTACTCGGGCAGGAATATTAATAAGCTGATTTCCTCAATTACTGCAAAGGTTTATAAAACCGATGTCCGGCATATTATGACAAATGAAGCACGCATGAATTATAGCGCTGTCCATGCCGAAACCGATGCAACCACAGAAAGTTTTGGCGGTCGCTTTGAAACAGCTTTAAATGTTGTAAACAATGGGATTTTATTTGCAGGATTTGATTATTATAAGATGGGCCGCGAAGGCAACCGTACAAAAGAGATTTATAAAAATCTCTGCAACGGTATGGTGTTTTCAGAACCAAAATTTGTAACCGATTACGTTTGGCAAAATACAAACCTATCTGATGCCGGTATTTTTTCTGAATTGGATTATGCTTATAATGAAAGGCTGTCATTCAACATTGGCGGCCGGGTCGATTTTATAAATTCAGAAATCAATGATCCTTCGCCTCAATTCACAGAAGCTTATGGAGACATTTCCAGTTATGATGAAACCAATTTTAGTGCAACCGTCTCGGCTCATTATAAAGCAAGCAAAAATTTAAGTTTAAACTTGTCTCTCGGCCGTGGAACCAGGTCTCCCGATATTTCTGAAAGATATATAAACCATATGCCAATCGGGATGGATGCGTTTGAATATTTTGGAAACCCTAATTTAAAACCGGAAACAAATGACCAGATTGAACTTGGCCTTATTTCCAAATGGATTGGATTTAATATTAAAAGTAATGTCTATTATTCCAAGTTCAATAATTATATAACCGCAGTTTTAGATCCTACAATGGCGAAATTGTATTTGCCTTGTATGCCACCAGCAGGAACCAAAATTTTTCAAAATATTGAAAATGCTCATCAATATGGATTTGAAGCAAAAATAAGCCGCGAAATTGGTAAAGGATTTTCCTTCTCTAGCGGATTTGCATACACGATTGCACAAAATGAGGATTTTGATGAACCATTACCTGAAGTAGCGCCAATGGAAGGATCACTTGATTTAAGATATACAAACAGTGAACATAAATATTATGGTGAATTTTCCAGCAGATTTGTTCGTGAACAGGATCGTGTCGCTGATACATTTTCCGAAACAAAAACACCGGGATTCTCTGTTTTTAATTTCCAGGCCGGGATTGATTTATTTACATATTTTCATTTCTCGCTTTCAGTAAATAATATTTTTGATAAAAACTATTATGAACACCTTAGCAGAAAATATAAAAATATGCCAAATAGTTTTTACCTTTATGAACCCGGACGTAATGTAATTTTAAGATTACGCGCAGATATTTAA
- a CDS encoding transposase, with product MEKDRYFYKNTFHHLYNRGANKLPVFFDRNDYLFFLRRIRVFKQKYEISILCYCLMPNHFHLFVQQLSDEFPIGKFISDLINSYTKSINKKYKRSGVLFQGRTSSKLIDQQEYFIWLTKYILLNPVKSKLVPCAHNWEFSSAKDYFGIRKGNLIDNNEIMSNFSSKEEFRDFIESSEEKYDYSKFK from the coding sequence ATGGAAAAAGACAGATATTTCTACAAAAATACTTTTCATCATTTATATAACCGCGGTGCAAACAAACTCCCTGTATTCTTTGATCGAAATGATTATCTTTTTTTTCTTAGAAGAATTAGGGTTTTTAAACAAAAATACGAAATTTCAATTTTGTGTTATTGCCTGATGCCCAATCATTTTCATCTTTTTGTACAGCAACTTTCAGATGAGTTTCCTATTGGCAAATTCATATCAGACTTAATAAACTCATATACTAAGTCGATAAATAAAAAATATAAACGTAGCGGTGTGCTTTTTCAGGGAAGGACATCAAGTAAACTTATTGATCAGCAAGAATACTTTATTTGGTTAACAAAATATATTTTATTAAATCCTGTAAAATCAAAATTAGTACCTTGTGCTCATAATTGGGAATTTTCTTCGGCAAAAGACTATTTTGGAATAAGAAAAGGAAACCTGATTGATAATAATGAAATAATGTCTAACTTTTCTTCTAAAGAGGAATTTAGAGATTTTATAGAAAGCAGTGAAGAAAAATATGATTACTCGAAATTCAAATGA